A region of the Gemmatimonas sp. UBA7669 genome:
TGCGATGTGGCAAGACGAACCGGCCGCCCCCCAGCCGTGGCGGGGGGTTCGTCCTGTGCGGTGAGGCGCAGTGGCAGGACCAGAGTGGCCGCCAGTCCAATCAGTCGCCGGCTCAGATGCTCCCGGAGTTTCATGACCCAAATTAATGCGCTACGACCCTACTTCACCGGCTTGCCGCAACCCGCTTGCCCGAGAAGTACAGCTCGTCGCTTGCGCCACGCGCTTCTACGCTTGCCTCGCCGCCCTTCACCGTGAACGTGATCATGAAGTCGGGACGCAGGACTTCGTACACTTCGCCGCCCGCGTACACCTCGGCGCTCATGAACAGGCCCACGGTGAACAGGTCAGGCGCCACCTTCATGAGCGCGAAGGTCTGCAGGTAGGTGTCATTGGGGTCGAAGGTGCCCTTGAGCCCGCCGCGCTCGTGGGTGACGATGAGCTTGCCGTCTTCCTTGCCGGTCTTCGGGTTGGTCAGCACATAGCTGCCCAGATATGCGCGTGCCTCGGCCTCAGGCAGGAGATCGGTGAGCGTCGGCGTGACGGTGAACGGAACGGTCACCCGCGTGCGCTCCCACTGCATGGCCATCGTGCCACCGCGCGCCGAGATACTGGGGAAGGTCCAGGTGAGCGCGTCTTCCACCGTGGGTGCCTGCAAGGTGGCCGACACCGGGACCCGGATCATGCTGTCGTTGGGCTTGGGATGGTCGGTGTGAAACTGCTTCCACTTCGGGTCGAGCAGCATCGTCCACGACGTGTCCTGCGACACCACCATCCAGATGCTGTACTTGCCCTTGGGGACCTTGGTGCCGCCCAGCGTGACGTCGTGACTCAGCTCCAGCACCGAGGCATCGTTGGCGCCGGGTGTCCATACTTCACCCCACTGCACCACTCGTGTACCCCAGATGTTGCTGCGACCACGCAGCCGCGGCCGCGAGTAGGTGACCTTGAGCGTCGTGCCATCGACCGTTTGTGCGATGGTCTGCAGTTCGCTCGCCTTGATCTGCGCAGTGGCCTGACGTCCCGACGTGGCCAGCAGCACCAGTGTGCACAACAAGACCAGCGACCAGCGGGTTGCTTCAGGCATGATGGACGAGGTGAGAGGTAGAGGCTCAGCCGAACTGCGCGTCAATGGCCACACGAATTTCGTCGAGCGTCCTGCCCGCCTTGGCCAGTCGCACGGCCACTCGGCCCTCGCCCTGACAGATCGGGCAGATCTGCGCCATGGCATTGGCTTCCTCGTAGCAACTGAGCAACGAGTAGTGCCCGTTGAATTCGGCGCAGCCGCAGTGACAACGAATGCCGTCGACGATATGCGGGATCTCACGCACGCCATCGAACAGAGGTACGAGCTGTGGCGACTTGCTGAGCTCTGCGGCGGTGAGCACCTTGCGCGCCGTGATGCCGGCACGCGGCGTCGGATGCGCAGGCTGCGCATTGACGCCAAGTCGGCGGAGCACCGGCAAGCCGGTAAGCGCCAACAACAGCGTGGCAAATTCGCGACGTGATGGGTGTGTCATATCAGCCTCAGCGGACCTTGACCGTGGTGATGCGTCGCCCGTCGACCTGAATATTGCACGCGTAAGTCACTTCCCGCTTGCCCCCGGCCGGCCAGGTCACCTCGATGTCCACCCGGTTCGCCGATGCCAGGCCGATGTGTACCGGCGCAACGGACTGAGCGTTGTAGCCCGAGCCGGCGTCCACAAGCGCCATGCCAAGCAGTTGCCTGGTGCCCGCGCGGTAGACACGCACCTCCGCGCCCGGCTTGTTCGCTCGACCGCGACTGTCCACGACCTGCACGCGTACCGAACGACGCGCCAGTGCAGCATCGAGGGTGTTCACCAACAGTGCATGAGGCCCCTGACCCGTAAGTGCGAGATCCAGCGCGCCGTCGCCACTCAAGTCCAGCAGCAGCGCCCCATGGTCAGCGGGAATGGCCGCCACGTCCTGCGGAATCTGGTCCACCAGGCGATTGGCCTTCTGCACGTACAGATAGTCCGGCCAGTTCCTGCCACCGGTGACGGTGCCGTTGAGATACAGGTCCAGGGCTCCATCATGATTGACATCGCCGAAGACGCAGGCGTCGGAACGGCCATCCACGGCAATGCCCCATTCAGGGGCGACGTCACGCCATCCGTCGCTCTGCTTGAGGAACAGCGCCGGCGGACCATAGTTGGCCATGACCACATCGAGACGCCCATCGTTGTTGAGGTCGCCGACACAGGGGCGCACTGTTCCGTTGACCGCAGCGCGCGGTGTCTGACCTCCCGACGCGAGTCCCCAGAGCTCGGCCACATCGGTGAAGCGCCCGTTGTGATTGCGGAAGACGCCGTTGGCATCACCATCCATGTTGCCCACGACGACATCCAGATCGCCATCGGCATCAAGGTCTGCCCACACGGCGCCCACGCTCCGGCGGGTATCGGCAAGACCGACTGACGCGGCAACATCGGTGAGGATTCCCGCATCATTCCGGAACATCGCGTTGGCGCGATCGCGAAAGGCGACGAACAGGTCCAGGTCGCCATCGGCGTCGTAGTCCACCCACACCACCTGTCGTACGGCTCCGGCATCCACTGCAAGCTTTGCCGCTGATGTCACGTCGGTGAACACGCCGCGGTCGTTGCGATAGAGGGTGAGGACAGCGCCGCTCCCCGGGGCATAGCCCACCAGCAAATCGGCATCACCGTCTCCATCCCAGTCACCGAAGGCCGCCGCGCGCGTGGCCCGTGCTGCGTTTACGCCGGCCGCGTCTGCGACATCGGTGAACGTGCCGCCGTCGTTGCGATAGAGTCTGTTGGGCGTGCCATTGAACCCAACAAAGAGATCGAGGTCAGTGTCGCCGTCGATATCGGCTGCGGCATTCACCAGCGAGTTGGGCGTGGCAAAGAGCTCAGGCTGCACCGCGCGAAACGCCACGGCGTTGGTCTGCGAGCGCAGCGGCCACAGACTCGCCACCATCAGACCTACCGAGAGCGTCAGGGTGCGGTGCATACGAGAAGCTGAGCCAAAGGAGCCATGAGCCGCTTCGTTGAGGGCAAACTCGAACATTTCGTAAAAGCAGGTACTGCGCAAGGGATGGCGAGGGTGCAAACGGTCGGGGCTACAGCTCGTCCTCTGAGAAGGCGGGCCGGGAGCAGCACCGACAGCGCTTGCTTCTGGCGGCAGCCTTTCCCAACTTATTTGTTATGTCTGATTCACACGACATCCGGCCCGAGGCCAAACGCCTCATTGACCAGCTTCCTGCAGAGGCGAGCTGGGAAGATTTGGCCTACGAGGTCTACGTCCGTCAGTCAGTCGAGCAGGGGATTGCCGACGCAGATGCAGGCCGTACGGTCGATCATCAGGCGGCTTTGGGTCGGATTCGCAGCCGAATCCGTCGTCCTGCCTAGTGCTTCCGCTCCGATGGACGGAGCGTGCCGTCACGAATCTTGCCGACATTGCGGATTTCATCAGTCAGAACTCCCCGGTTTACGCCGAGAGCGTAGTCAGTCGCATCGACCGGCAGCTTCAACTCCTGGCTTTGAACCCTCTTATGGGTAAGGTGGCCATTGAGGTGGCTGATCTGGAGATCCGAGAGTTGGTCGTCGACTCCTTCCGGATCTTTTATCGTGCACGCGCCGAGTGCATTGAACTGATAGCAATAGTGCACAGCCGGCAGCAGTCGCCACCCGACTTCAAGTAGGCGACTCTCGCGTGGGCGTGCGCGACCTGCCGTCTACGGCACCCGCATGACGAGTTGCCGGTAGCTGGCCACCCGATCCACCGATGGATCGGTGGCGAAGGCGTCGATGCGCTCGACAAGCTGGGCCGTGAAATACCCCGGTACCTGCTGGGGATGCGTGCCCGGTCCGCCAAACCAACTGCGGATGATGATGCTGTTGCTACGGCGCGGCAGGGCACGCACGGACCTGACGAAGTCACGAAAGGTGCCGTAGCGCAGCAGATAGTCTTCGACGTTCGAGGTGTAGAGCACCGAGATGGTCTCTCGCTGCTCACGCAGCCAGGGCGCCAGCTTGGGCAGTACGGTGGGCCCAGCGAGATCGCCCACCAGTGGTATGATAAGATTGCGGCGCTGCATGCTCTGCACGATGCCGAACAGCGAATCGGAGGAGAGATAGCTGCGCTGACGGCCAGACTTGTCGCGCTCACGCAGCAACTGCCCCAGTGTCGGATAACTACGCTGCGGCGGACGGCCAATGGTGGTGAAGCGCAGTGCCGTGCCCTGGCGCATGAACTCGCCGTGAAAGCGCGCGATGGTTTCCCGGTCTTTGGTGCTGAGCGGAATGCCGAAGCCATTCACGAGTGCGCGCACACGCTGCTGTGCCTGCGTGCGGCCCGCACTGTTGGACGGCGTGCGTTCAGCCCAGGCCACGAGGGAGTCCACCGACATGTCGCGGCGACGCGGCGCCGGCGGCACGGGCTTGCCCAGCCAGAGCGCGAGAAACTCCTGTCGATCGGACGCGGCGTGAAAGAGGGCCTTGAACAACAACAGCAGCAGCATGTTGTCGCGGCGGATGTCGGCAATGAAGGCCACCCGCGGCACGACCTGCGCGATGTAGTTGAAGTTCTGGTCGGGGCCCACACCGAGGTACACACCGCCGCGCACGTTGAGGCTGTCGAGCGCATTGAGCGGATGCAGCAGACTCGGTTCGTTGGAGATGAGATTGTCGGTGTCGAAGTACCCGCCCGCATCGCTGAAGCGCGCGGCCAGCGCAGCAAACTCGCGCGTGCTGTAGCCTTGCGGCGATGCGGAGGAAGACGCTGCGGCATGTGCCGCGGCCTGCGCCGTTGCCTGGGCATGGGCGCGGGTAGAAGACAGGCACAGCGCCAGCGCCGCAACGCGCGGGAGCGTGTGATGCAAAGCGCGACGTGCCGTGTCACTCAACATGTTGCTCACTGCTTGACGGCCCCCGCTGCACCGGCACGACGCGGATCGGCACCGGCCCACACCTGGTCACGCCCAATGCGCACCGCCGCGCCGTAGCCTTCGCGCAACTCGCCATACGCTGACACGAAGGTGAGGCCGTAACCCAGTGCCCGCAGACGCGACACCACACTGGGCGCAAAGCCGTCTTCGAGTTGCAGGGTGAAGGCGTTCATGCCCGCACCGCCAAAGCCGCCGCCCGGCAGGAAGCGCGGCTGCTCAAGGGCCGCCTGCGGACCAAGGTTGTAGTCGAGGGCGCCGAGCAAGGTCTGATAGACGGCGGAGGTGATCCAGGCATTTCCGGCCGCGCCCACGGCAAAGACCGGGCGGTTGCCTTCGAAGGCAATGGTGGGTGCGAGGGTGCTGCCATGGCGGGCAAAGGGGAGTCGGGATCCGTACTGCGAGGGATCGGTGCCGTAGGACGTGAGCTTGTCGTTGCTGAGAAAGCCCAACCCCGGAGTCACGTAAAAGTTGCCTCCCCAGGTGCCCAGGGTCTGCGTGACGGCCACTGCGTTGCCATCGGCGTCGGCCACGGTAAAGGCCGTGGTGCCGCTGCTGTGACACACGCTCATCTCGGCGGCGTGATCATCACCGCAGGGCGCATCGTGGGGCAGGTCGTCTGACGGGGACTCGCTCGTGGCGCCCGATGTGGCGGCTGGCGACGCCGAGCCTGCGGCGCGCGCCTTGAGGCAGGCCAGCGTATCACCGCGTACGCTGGCCGGCGTGAGCGCCCGATTGGCATCGAAACACTGCCAGCGTACCCGCGCGCTGTCCTTGTGCACCACACTGCCCACGTCCACCGGCCAGAGCGCGGGGTCGGCAATGCGGTTGCGCGAAGATGGCGTGAGAAACCACGCGCTCAATGCCGCGTGCAGCGTGGGCGCGTGATCGGCATAACGCTGCGGCGAGGGGAACTGCTCCAGCAGGTTGAGACGCGCCACCAGATCGGCGCCGCCACTCACCGGTGGGGCCGAAGAACACACGCGATAGCGACGATACGTGTCGCAGACGGGCGCCATTTCGTTGGCGAAGTAGCGCGCGAGATCGCGCTCGGTCATGGCGTTGCCGCCGCGGCGCAAATCGGTGGCGTAGCGTGACGCCACTTCACCCTTGTAGAAGCCGTCGGCGCCACGCAGCGCGATCTGCTCCAGCACCCAGGCGAGATCGGGATTGCGAATGCTGTCGCCCACGGTCTTGGGCACGTCGCCATTGAAGAACAGCGCACGGCTGCCGGCATACTTGGCAAAGTGCTCACGCTCGGTGGCCAGCGTGGTGGCAAGCCCCGGACTCACGGCATAGCCATTCCGCGCGGCGCGAATGGCCGGCGCCAACAGCTCCGCCCAGGGCAGCTTGCCACTGCCATGCTGCTGCCAGGCGCGATACATGCCCGCCACGGTGCCCGGCACATTGACCAGCACGGGGCCATCGGCGGGATAGCGGCCATTCACCAGCAGCGAGGTGTTGCTCAGGCCTGCGGCCTCGGGCACACGGCTCATGAACTCGATGAGTGTGGGCGCCTTGCCCTTGAGGGCAATCACCATTTCGCCGTAGCCACCAATGCCGCTGGCGTCGGGCTCCACCACCCCGAGCGCAAAGCTGGTGGCGACGGCGGCATCCACCACGTTGCCCCCGCGGCGAAACATCTCGAGCCCCGCCTCAGTGGCCACGGGATGGGCACTCGACACCGCGGCACGTCCGCGGGCTTCTTCGCGCAACGCGGGCCGTGCGCGCAGCGCCTCGTGCAACACCTGCGCCAATGCCGAATCGCTGGTGGCGGCCAGCGCCCGTGGCCGGTACGTGCTGCGCACGGCCTCCCACGCGGCGCGGCGTGTGGCCTGCGATGCGCTCGCGTCTTCAGCGCTCGTGAAGTACAGCTGTTGCGACCGCTGCCACATGCGGTCGAAGGCGGCGGCGTTGATAGCGCTGCGATCGGTGGCTGTCGGCGCGTCGAGGGCCAGCAAACCGTCGTCGGGTGCGCGCGGGGCCGGGATGCGCACGAGGCCGGCGTCAGTTGCGGTGTTTGCCGACAAGCTCCCCGATGGAATGTTGCCCCGTTCGTGACTGCTTCTGTCCACGCCACGATCGGGATCGCCATTGTAGCCGACCGATACATCGCGCACCTCGGCCACGGAAATCCACGCACCATCGGGCGACCAGTCAATCTCGCCATGCCGCCGCGACACGAGGTTGCTGTAGGCCTGGCCGCGTGTGGGCACGACAAAGGTGCCGCTGCGCATGGACACGGCCATGCGATCGTCGGGTCCCCAGGCGACGTCCTCCAGCGTGGGGTCAGTAAAGACGACGCTGTCACGGCGAGTGCTGAGGTTGTGCACGACCACGCTGCGTGAACTTTCGCCAACGGTCAGAAAGGCCACGCGTTGTCCGTCGCGCGAAATGCGCGGGCGACGTTCCTGACGCTCCACGCTGCCGAGCCGACGTTCGCTGCCATTGGCCTCACGAACAAACAGGCGCGCATCACCGCCCAGACCACGCTGAAAGACCACGCGGCCATCAGGTAGTGGCGCGGGCGCGACATCGTGCGCCGCATGGGTGGTGAGCCGCTGCGCGGTTTGGGCCGCGCCGTTCGCGTCAACTCGTTGCGCGTAGAGGTCGTAGTTGCCGGCCGAATCGTGCGCGAAGTACAGCGTGTTGCCGGCAAAGGTCGGGTCGCGGTGGAACGCCGAGCTGGTGGAGTGCAGCGCCGCCGGCTGTGTGCCACGCTGCAGATACAGGTGACCTGCGCGAGCGAAGGCCAGCAGGTTGTCCGGACCAGCGGCAGGCTGACGGACGTCGCCTGAGTCCTCAATACCTGACGCAGTGCCGCTGGCGGCACTGGCTGCTTCACCGGACGCCCCGGCGCCTGCGCTTCCGCCTACGCTGGTGCGACGAATGACCACGCGCTCGATGATGTCGCCTTCCTGGATGGCGTCCACCACGTTGAGGCCACGCGTGGTTTGTGCAAACACCGTGTAGTCGTGATCGAGCCGGACGTTGTCGATGAGATTGATGTAGAGCTGCCCGTCACCCGTGTCGCGTCCGCGCGTGGAGATGCCAAAGCTGCCGCGTGCATTGCGCGCAAAGCCCACTTCGTCGCGCATGAAGTAGTCGGTGGCCGGGTCGTACTCATCGGCGCCCGGGCTACCGCCCTGCACAACAAAGTTGGGCACAATGCGATGCAGTGTGCGGCCGGCATACGCGCCCGACTCGGCCAGCGTCACAAACGCGTGCACGGCCATCAGCGCTTCGTCAGGCAGCAGACGAAGCTGCACGACGCCCTTGCCGGCTATGTGCAGGTCGGCGGTCGCGCCACGCAGCGCATTGAGCGTAGCGGCTGGGGGGAAGGCCGGTGCCGCGTACGTGGCGTTGTATGGCACGAGCCGCGTGCTGTCGGGGGAAAGGCGCTGTGCCACGCGGCGCGCGATGGCCGGATCGGGATGCTGCAGCAGCGGCTGCATCCAGCGGCGCGTCGCGTCATCCAGCACGAGGGCCTGCACGATGGCCTCGCGCGGGTCACGCCAGGTCACACCACGCGAGGCAATGCGATCAAACGCGGCGCGCAGTGTGGGGGCGTGCGCGAGCCGTGTGGCCGAGTCGGCCTTGCCGATGACCTGTGCGCCCTGCAGCATGGCGCCGGCATGATTGCGCGTGAGCAGGGCAAGCGCTGTGGGCACCGTCTGCGAGGCGGCCAAAGCCACGTTGGGATCACGGTCGCTGGCAAGGCGGGTGAGTGTGCTGCTGTCCTTGATGAGCACTGCGGACTGCGCGGCCCAGGCGCGGGCCTGCCACACCGGGGAGCGTGCGAGTTCACGCACGGCGTTCTGGGCGTTCGCAGGAGCGGTGCGCGCGAGGCTCAGTACGGCGTGGGCGCGGCGACGCCAGTCGCTGTGCGCCAGGAGCGGTGGCAGCAGCGACGCATCGCAGCGCTTCTCGCCCAGCAGGTCGATGGCCAGAAGACGCACGTGTTCACTGCTGTCGTTCACATGCTGCGCGGCGCGTGTGCAGTCGCCGGCCACACGCAGCGCCTGCCAACGCACCATGGGGTGCGGGTCGGTCAACCAGGCGCGAGACAGGGCCACGGCCGCGCGCCTGACCTGCGGGTCGGCATCACGGCGCGCGGCATCGAGCGTGAGGGAGTCGCGGTCACCGGCGGCGGTGAGTGCGAGCAGACTCACGAGGCGAACTTCGCCGTCACTGTCGCGTTGCACCCGCTCGCGGAGTTGCTGCAGCGTGGTGGCTTGCGGCTTGGTGCTGCGTGCATTGCGTCGCAGATAACTCTCGAGCCCACGCGCCATGCCACGACGCGCGTCGGCCTGCTGGTCCTGCAATCCGGCAGCCAGCGCCGCTTCAATATCGGTGTTTGGTGTGGCCACGCGGCCCAGCGACTCGCCCCAAGCACCGCGTGCCGCGGCGTGTGACTCCGGCGTGCTGCGCGGCCAGAGCAGGTGCACGGCGCGCAGTTGCGCCGCGGCATCGTAGGCCTGTCGCCTGACGGCGGGCGTCGATGACTGCAGCAGAGGCGTCAATCGCGCGGCGTATTCCGCACGCTCCCAGCGTCCCAGAGCGCGTGCGGCGAGACGCTGCAGCGTCGTATCGCCCGACGCGATGGCACGATCGAGGGTGCCAATCGCCGCCGTGTTGCTGCCGCGACTGTACTCGGCGGCCAGCACCTCGTGGACGGAGGGCGGCTGCGAGGCGCCGAGCTGCATCAGGGGAAGGACAAGAAACCACATGCGGGCATGCACAACGCTGAGGGAAACAAAGGCGCCGGGAATCCGACGCTGCCGTCTCGAATATGCGTGGCGGACCTGTGTCCGGTAACTTGCCGGGGTGGATGCCGCGTTCCTGTGGATATCTTGCTGGACGGCGCCGGCATGGCGCTGTGACCGACCCCCAAACACCCCCGGAGTCTTCATGCGGCCAGTCCGCCTCGCGGCGCCAGTGCTTGGCGCTGCTCTCCTTGTTCCGGCTGCGCTGAGCGCGCAGCGTCCGGCCGTCAATCGTTACGGCAACCCGGAGCGCGTGCGTCCCGCGCCCACCACGGCCGGCATCACCGAGCGTGATCTGCAGATCCGTCTCTATCAGTTTGCCGACGACAGCATGCAGGGCCGTCAGGTGGGCCGCGTGGGCAATGAGAAGGGCACGGACTTCATTGCCGCAGAGCTCAAGCGCCTGGGTGTGCAGCCGGCGGGCGTAAACGGCACATACTTCCAGAATCTGCCGTTCCATACGCGGCGTTTCACCGATCACTCACGCGTGACGGTGAACGGCAATCCGCTGGTGTGGAACACGGATGTGGTGGCGGTGCCGGGTGCGCGCGCGCCGCGTCCGGTGGTGGACGTGGAAGTGGTGTTTGGCGGCGTGCAGGGCGACACGAGCCGCCTGATCAGTGCGGCGCAGGCGGCGGGCAAGGTGGTGGTGCTGCTTCCCTCACCCGATGGCCCGCGCGGCGGACAGGGGCAGGCGTTTGCGTTGGCGCAGAATGCGGGTCCCGCCGCGTCGCGCTTTGCCGATGCGGCGGCGGTGATCACGGTGGATCTCGACCGGCTCACGCCGGCGCAGCGGGCGGCCATCAACAAGCCGACGGTGGCGTCGCAGCCGGCGCCGGTGCGCTACCCGGCGGCCGACACCAGCATCAAGGATCCGATGCAGGCGCTGCTCAAGCAGATCGCACAGGTGCAGGCGCAGCTCTATCCGCAGCCCACGTTGCGCATGACGCAGAGCGGCGCGGCGCGCCTGTTTGGTGTGGCGTCGCTGGATGCGCTGCGGCCGGGCAACACCGGCGGGCGGCTTACCGCATCGCTCGATTTCGTGGAAGAACCCACGAACTGGGGCCGCAACGTGATCGGTGTCATACCCGGCAGCGATCCGGTGCTCAAGAACCAGTATCTGGCCATTGG
Encoded here:
- a CDS encoding DUF2911 domain-containing protein, coding for MPEATRWSLVLLCTLVLLATSGRQATAQIKASELQTIAQTVDGTTLKVTYSRPRLRGRSNIWGTRVVQWGEVWTPGANDASVLELSHDVTLGGTKVPKGKYSIWMVVSQDTSWTMLLDPKWKQFHTDHPKPNDSMIRVPVSATLQAPTVEDALTWTFPSISARGGTMAMQWERTRVTVPFTVTPTLTDLLPEAEARAYLGSYVLTNPKTGKEDGKLIVTHERGGLKGTFDPNDTYLQTFALMKVAPDLFTVGLFMSAEVYAGGEVYEVLRPDFMITFTVKGGEASVEARGASDELYFSGKRVAASR
- a CDS encoding PCYCGC motif-containing (lipo)protein translates to MTHPSRREFATLLLALTGLPVLRRLGVNAQPAHPTPRAGITARKVLTAAELSKSPQLVPLFDGVREIPHIVDGIRCHCGCAEFNGHYSLLSCYEEANAMAQICPICQGEGRVAVRLAKAGRTLDEIRVAIDAQFG
- a CDS encoding CRTAC1 family protein, which codes for MHRTLTLSVGLMVASLWPLRSQTNAVAFRAVQPELFATPNSLVNAAADIDGDTDLDLFVGFNGTPNRLYRNDGGTFTDVADAAGVNAARATRAAAFGDWDGDGDADLLVGYAPGSGAVLTLYRNDRGVFTDVTSAAKLAVDAGAVRQVVWVDYDADGDLDLFVAFRDRANAMFRNDAGILTDVAASVGLADTRRSVGAVWADLDADGDLDVVVGNMDGDANGVFRNHNGRFTDVAELWGLASGGQTPRAAVNGTVRPCVGDLNNDGRLDVVMANYGPPALFLKQSDGWRDVAPEWGIAVDGRSDACVFGDVNHDGALDLYLNGTVTGGRNWPDYLYVQKANRLVDQIPQDVAAIPADHGALLLDLSGDGALDLALTGQGPHALLVNTLDAALARRSVRVQVVDSRGRANKPGAEVRVYRAGTRQLLGMALVDAGSGYNAQSVAPVHIGLASANRVDIEVTWPAGGKREVTYACNIQVDGRRITTVKVR
- a CDS encoding type II toxin-antitoxin system RelE/ParE family toxin, which codes for MLPLRWTERAVTNLADIADFISQNSPVYAESVVSRIDRQLQLLALNPLMGKVAIEVADLEIRELVVDSFRIFYRARAECIELIAIVHSRQQSPPDFK
- a CDS encoding gamma-glutamyltransferase; protein product: MWFLVLPLMQLGASQPPSVHEVLAAEYSRGSNTAAIGTLDRAIASGDTTLQRLAARALGRWERAEYAARLTPLLQSSTPAVRRQAYDAAAQLRAVHLLWPRSTPESHAAARGAWGESLGRVATPNTDIEAALAAGLQDQQADARRGMARGLESYLRRNARSTKPQATTLQQLRERVQRDSDGEVRLVSLLALTAAGDRDSLTLDAARRDADPQVRRAAVALSRAWLTDPHPMVRWQALRVAGDCTRAAQHVNDSSEHVRLLAIDLLGEKRCDASLLPPLLAHSDWRRRAHAVLSLARTAPANAQNAVRELARSPVWQARAWAAQSAVLIKDSSTLTRLASDRDPNVALAASQTVPTALALLTRNHAGAMLQGAQVIGKADSATRLAHAPTLRAAFDRIASRGVTWRDPREAIVQALVLDDATRRWMQPLLQHPDPAIARRVAQRLSPDSTRLVPYNATYAAPAFPPAATLNALRGATADLHIAGKGVVQLRLLPDEALMAVHAFVTLAESGAYAGRTLHRIVPNFVVQGGSPGADEYDPATDYFMRDEVGFARNARGSFGISTRGRDTGDGQLYINLIDNVRLDHDYTVFAQTTRGLNVVDAIQEGDIIERVVIRRTSVGGSAGAGASGEAASAASGTASGIEDSGDVRQPAAGPDNLLAFARAGHLYLQRGTQPAALHSTSSAFHRDPTFAGNTLYFAHDSAGNYDLYAQRVDANGAAQTAQRLTTHAAHDVAPAPLPDGRVVFQRGLGGDARLFVREANGSERRLGSVERQERRPRISRDGQRVAFLTVGESSRSVVVHNLSTRRDSVVFTDPTLEDVAWGPDDRMAVSMRSGTFVVPTRGQAYSNLVSRRHGEIDWSPDGAWISVAEVRDVSVGYNGDPDRGVDRSSHERGNIPSGSLSANTATDAGLVRIPAPRAPDDGLLALDAPTATDRSAINAAAFDRMWQRSQQLYFTSAEDASASQATRRAAWEAVRSTYRPRALAATSDSALAQVLHEALRARPALREEARGRAAVSSAHPVATEAGLEMFRRGGNVVDAAVATSFALGVVEPDASGIGGYGEMVIALKGKAPTLIEFMSRVPEAAGLSNTSLLVNGRYPADGPVLVNVPGTVAGMYRAWQQHGSGKLPWAELLAPAIRAARNGYAVSPGLATTLATEREHFAKYAGSRALFFNGDVPKTVGDSIRNPDLAWVLEQIALRGADGFYKGEVASRYATDLRRGGNAMTERDLARYFANEMAPVCDTYRRYRVCSSAPPVSGGADLVARLNLLEQFPSPQRYADHAPTLHAALSAWFLTPSSRNRIADPALWPVDVGSVVHKDSARVRWQCFDANRALTPASVRGDTLACLKARAAGSASPAATSGATSESPSDDLPHDAPCGDDHAAEMSVCHSSGTTAFTVADADGNAVAVTQTLGTWGGNFYVTPGLGFLSNDKLTSYGTDPSQYGSRLPFARHGSTLAPTIAFEGNRPVFAVGAAGNAWITSAVYQTLLGALDYNLGPQAALEQPRFLPGGGFGGAGMNAFTLQLEDGFAPSVVSRLRALGYGLTFVSAYGELREGYGAAVRIGRDQVWAGADPRRAGAAGAVKQ
- a CDS encoding M28 family peptidase codes for the protein MRPVRLAAPVLGAALLVPAALSAQRPAVNRYGNPERVRPAPTTAGITERDLQIRLYQFADDSMQGRQVGRVGNEKGTDFIAAELKRLGVQPAGVNGTYFQNLPFHTRRFTDHSRVTVNGNPLVWNTDVVAVPGARAPRPVVDVEVVFGGVQGDTSRLISAAQAAGKVVVLLPSPDGPRGGQGQAFALAQNAGPAASRFADAAAVITVDLDRLTPAQRAAINKPTVASQPAPVRYPAADTSIKDPMQALLKQIAQVQAQLYPQPTLRMTQSGAARLFGVASLDALRPGNTGGRLTASLDFVEEPTNWGRNVIGVIPGSDPVLKNQYLAIGAHNDHVGFAPVVDKDSVRAFNVERNKVLLANNMKPLGPDLMTSIKVNMDSIRRIHPTPRLDSIRNGADDDGSGSMAVLEIAEAIMAMPVKPKRSVLLVWHTGEEAGLLGAAHFTQNPTVPIDSIVAQLNIDMIGRGRVEDLPGGGDDYLSVIGSYFDSKDLGDQVKAVNAKQAKPLALDYKLDEPTSWAGYNNIYARSDHFRYAQQGIPIAFFFTGLHGDYHQYSDEPEFIDYPHYARIANYIKEIAVEVANGPRPRLNGTKPVKPKQITP